The Syngnathus typhle isolate RoL2023-S1 ecotype Sweden linkage group LG16, RoL_Styp_1.0, whole genome shotgun sequence genome includes a region encoding these proteins:
- the stard9 gene encoding stAR-related lipid transfer protein 9 isoform X2, which yields MANVKVAVRVRPLNARESADGGRLAVQVEDKFVRIQNVKLEARADHGVDSREKLLEFGFDYCYWSVRPDDPRCASQEEVFQDLGVSVLAGASEGYNVCLFAYGQTGSGKTYTMMGTPDSAGLTPRICQGLLRSEAPLPDGQNSSRVEISFLEIYNERVRDLLATGEKKKRTSLRVREHPEKGPYVQELSQHVVSDCQQAMELLEAGVANRITAATHNHDASSRSHAIFTIQYTQATLENNRPSETLSKINLVDLAGSERADPNYCRDRLTEGSNINKSLVTLGIVISALAQNSQMSSSCQSINSVASEGDGSTAGSHGSFLSGAGSAGRRHCFIPYRDSVLTWLLKDSLGGNSKTIMIATVSPSASCYSESLSTLRYAAHARNIVNRPRVNEDANVRLIRELREEIDRLKSMLLTYGMRDPSPSLSDERDGTLSDMVLQNEMKVEQLTKDWSESWRDKHELLERYSVDINRDRAGFLINSPRPHLLALDGDVLSTGVVFYHLMEGLTRIGPRDHLEEPQIVLSGGASCEIQNDGGVVTLRPLPGCVCLLNGREITEPNRLAQGMVITLGGLHKFRFNHPAEAAVLRERRRRASEGTYADLGPQTPNQSKTNEESSALRLSPGEESTARRRLQEQQCYVEDLRQEIGSEQRRAESELERERAQLQHQHSEVQDWIVQEKRHLLAVEQRVTQDLGVQTDSRPDPLLKCLNRYVLDEQEGQRDKCPSLVVRAKKKAVQEELLKHHALRRAESRLRRKKLQFQLERIARKRRLLDAKRELQQLEKALLAGQESPEEGSSPRFISPRSSFSADLASRLYPQQSPTFSRQFLKRNQSTELTSKSTSPACVGSRKWLSDECLPRERTRSCSDSLPSGRSQSCQDRRRSSENIAPNSKTEEGSLDQQRQRRFERKPLLPQRELSFKNRSEQNPAAVPKLPLCIPTQPPGKENVASKTNVPASPCVDLKRQSQSGVTRKAFSNFVQPPLDSNNPNVVEKMPSRSLGTHEDCNVVSRSSSKTAILCDELEQNLPFEASRRWHSTQALMSKTGQWVERQQREWKVVGERHEAASDSDSIFSLDSLASALVLKSAQAAQSEADSEDSEMSKDSLAAEKRSAVTSSCRKVVPTYSLVADHPCGNKTMTDALEWGSCPEQVLCAGIHWSKTDIHKSTSEIPIEDNFKEAQKSLPGSAPARLSEDPPPLTDASSSHELAGGTESHRDSPSFRKESNRRSSSVSVSLSDSPSPSEVDSLTSAPQGKDQATETRISKEEKDSEPESFLADPEPSDQNAAKDVDATYFALQPEAACKNSRKRNQELQEAFEGSLKIPKRSPLPLGDKRSDNNEKKNSDMGISNFGFESAGVSDPSLKKPVKASEPSVGDVKVDHVAVKQVVADTKEAGCQSGHPARMYCCQSEAICSAIDLRISEVVQEHLKRSLIGSGGSDWNPRLVSDFVDQRINQPMKATSKSEQVTDHGEAPEVEALAPLTKLDKRPAGRTNGTNDAIQPNNRIDVNAPSLKEARKFSSDGCDVTDPPQGNEPSVKGRDLLGSQCSKDSTNGCQGCSCKFGRTSIEPEGPCVSHSEVPERFSALRNEKMSGCGSETATVGTQSRLSLLSKKSKRFRRTKIQATPCSSLQTSSSDEDQSSNNRASPQLRLESEGKTDADISKVNPKMELVKDVLVCRKRFSLPPQSRTKDLQDAVKSQESLMHFASSDINPFVHQWQDSDRSRCKNPAFGSAADLSRKSSLLNVADKRLPRCCSVDNGLNGQNPPFTSHLSTYAAHKRLSSTLSSVEPAVTNTSSGGLVYSSDPESSPSSNRRTTTPEKVEGIQSESVSPQRREGHKRSHTDVPKTRVQMNEFLTWASMESMSVHISKLIHSTSDLLEDVQGLRTGRRLSGSSPRSIPNVSVNCSTQTASNAGVQTRPLTLTNTERHQRSTSHEINVTLRLIGAEVISPDKDSGDREDSTSNVFQPGTVGCQGQIRSAPVKKTLPEISHHHLTAASKNSYRPSRQQENQIPWLRNSKPATTFTDRALSPIVAVDVRQQSKSGGRHQHGRVDKTEASCRSSGPDCGFCFGKSPEKVCEVSAPSLKDSEDCFQNSPVDQRNTNTHPQPKWNSTPWSDLQNYAATSGKTTNVVTQSKGTECTKPAQQRPQGIVPFSGDSCSPSSTASLTPSECSTDILLNAKPITRVDPETLPENLPLHNKFTNWSGIHPQRSTFTDTGESCASNSERRLREIERLRQEREHVMASVGLGASSTPLTVELAEAKLHYGLGETDALLQMLSPRSTEDLRVNSSTSTLGKQQLHNRHRLSIEGLHEKTEVHSQTSRRARSLSPSRHRPPTAPGPQLKPENSRIRELASGDSAQPSDIGQLLRDYGRARQEAMSEIAKARERLRQNTEKEKRRIQEQLLSPESKDDPRHGSRISNSTLCTGSSLSLSSGPTSGYNSGNPLQHGHRLTPGHTTTYPEEGKKVSSRSFISARDARLEPPMTSRR from the exons ATGGCCAACGTCAAAGTGGCGGTTCGAGTCCGACCGCTCAACGCCAG GGAAAGTGCAGATGGAGGGAGGCTGGCAGTCCAGGTGGAGGACAAGTTTGTGAGGATCCAAAATGTCAAG CTGGAGGCACGCGCCGACCACGGTGTGGATTCCCGGGAGAAGCTCCTGGAGTTCGGCTTCGACTACTGCTACTGGTCGGTGCGGCCCGATGACCCCCGCTGTGCGTCGCAGGAGGAG GTGTTCCAGGACTTGGGTGTGTCGGTGCTGGCCGGCGCTTCCGAGGGCTACAACGTGTGTCTGTTTGCTTACGGCCAGACGGGATCCGGCAAGACGTACACCATGATGGGCACGCCG GACTCTGCAGGTTTGACACCTCGGATCTGTCAG GGCCTGTTGCGGTCTGAGGCGCCGCTTCCCGACGGGCAGAACTCGAGCAGAGTGGAGATCAG TTTTCTGGAAATCTATAACGAGCGAGTACGAGACCTGCTGGCGACCggcgagaagaagaagagaaccTCCTTACGAGTCCGGGAGCATCCTGAGAAGGGCCCCTACGTGCAAG AGCTGTCGCAGCATGTGGTGTCAGACTGCCAGCAGGCCATGGAGCTTCTGGAGGCAGGCGTGGCCAACCGCATCACGGCGGCGACGCACAACCACGACGCCAGTAGCCGCTCGCACGCCATCTTCACCATCCAGTACACTCAG GCCACGCTTGAGAACAACCGGCCTTCAGAAACCCTCAGCAAGATCAATTTGGTGGACCTGGCCGGGAG CGAGAGAGCAGATCCCAACTACTGCCGAGACCGACTAACTGAAGGCTCCAACATCAACAAGTCGCTGGTCACGCTGGGCATCGTCATTTCCGCCCTGG CCCAGAACTCGCAGATGTCCAGCAGCTGCCAGAGCATCAACAGCGTGGCTTCGGAGGGCGACGGCAGCACGGCGGGCAGCCACGGGAGCTTCCTGTCCGGGGCGGGGAGCGCCGGCAGGAGGCACTGCTTCATCCCCTACAGGGACTCGGTCCTCACCTGGCTGCTGAAGGACAGCCTGGGGGGCAATTCCAAGACCATCATGATCGCAA CCGTCTCCCCCTCCGCCAGCTGCTACAGCGAGAGCCTCAGCACCCTCCGCTACGCCGCCCACGCCCGGAATATCGTCAACAGGCCCCGGGTCAACGAG GACGCCAACGTGCGGCTCATCCgggagctgagggaggaaatcgaCAGGCTCAAGAGCATGCTGCTCACCTATGGGATG CGAGATCCCAGCCCCTCCCTGAGTGACGAGAGGGACGGGACGCTTTCGGACATGGTGCTGCAAAACGAGATGAAG GTGGAACAGCTGACCAAGGACTGGTCAGAGAGTTGGCGGGACAAGCATGAACTGCTGGAGCGCTACAGCGTGGACATCAACCGGGACCGAGCCGGGTTCCTCATCAACTCGCCGCGTCCACACCTGCTGGCCTTGGATGGGGACGTCCTCAGCACCGGCGTGGTCTTCTACCACCTCATG GAAGGACTTACCCGCATCGGACCCCGAGACCACTTGGAAGAACCGCAAATAG TTTTGTCAGGCGGTGCCAGCTGTGAGATCCAAAACGACGGCGGCGTGGTCACGCTGAGGCCGCTGCCGGGTTGCGTCTGCCTTCTCAACGGCAGGGAAATCACTGAGCCCAACAGGCTGGCGCAAG GAATGGTGATCACCTTAGGAGGGCTTCATAAATTTCGCTTCAACCACCCGGCGGAGGCGGCCGTCCTGCGGGAGCGTAGACGCAGA GCAAGTGAGGGCACCTACGCTGACCTTGGCCCTCAGACGCCAAACCAGAG CAAAACGAACGAAGAGTCGTCTGCGTTGCGTTTGTCCCCCGGCGAGGAATCGACTGCCAGGCGGCGTTTGCAGGAGCAGCAGTGCTATGTGGAGGACTTGCGGCAGGAGATCGGTTCTGAGCAGAGGCGGGCCGAGAGCGAGCTGGAGAGGGAGCGGGCCCAGCTTCAGCACCAGCATAGCGAAG TCCAGGATTGGATCGTCCAGGAGAAGCGTCACCTGCTGGCCGTCGAGCAAAGAGTCACGCAGGACCTTGGGGTTCAAACGGACTCCCGGCCCGACCCCCTTCTGAAGTGCCTCAACAGATACGTGTTGGACGAGCAGGAGGGTCAGAGAGACAAATGTCCATCGCTGGTTGTCAGGGCCAAGAAGAAAGCAGTCCAGGAGGAGCTCCTGAAGCATCACGCCCTGCGTCGTGCAGAGAGCCGCCTTCGCCGCAAGAAGCTGCAGTTCCAGCTGGAGAGAATTGCCCGCAAGAGGCGTCTGCTAGACGCAAAGAGAGAATTGCAGCAACTGGAAAAGGCCCTGCTCGCTGGACAGGAAAGCCCTGAGGAGGGGTCTTCACCAAGATTCATTTCCCCGAGATCTTCCTTCTCTGCGGATCTGGCGTCCCGACTGTACCCACAGCAGTCCCCGACATTCAG CAGACAGTTCCTGAAGAGAAATCAATCCACAGAACTGACCTCAAAGTCCACATCTCCTGCTTGCGTTGGCAGCAGGAAGTGGCTCTCAGACGAGTGCCTCCCCCGGGAAAGGACCCGGAGTTGCTCCGATTCACTTCCCTCCGGACGAAGTCAGTCCTGCCAAGACAGGCGAAGATCTTCTGAAAACATTGCGCCGAATTCCAAGACGGAGGAAGGATCGCTGGATCAACAGCGTCAGCGGCGCTTTGAACGAAAACCCCTGCTGCCACAAAGAGAACTTTCTTTTAAGAACAGATCAGAGCAGAATCCAGCAGCTGTTCCCAAGTTACCACTTTGTATCCCCACACAACCACCTGGCAAAGAAAATGTAGCGTCCAAAACAAACGTACCAGCAAGTCCTTGCGTGGATCTAAAAAGACAATCACAGTCTGGTGTCACCAGGAAAGCCTTCTCTAATTTCGTGCAACCTCCATTGGATTCCAACAACCCCAACGTTGTAGAAAAGATGCCCAGTCGGTCTCTTGGCACCCATGAAGATTGCAACGTGGTGAGTAGAAGTTCGAGTAAAACAGCCATCTTGTGTGATGAGCTCGAACAAAACCTTCCGTTTGAGGCTTCGAGACGATGGCACAGCACGCAGGCTCTCATGAGCAAGACGGGCCAATGGGTGGAAAGGCAGCAACGTGAATGGAAAGTAGTCGGGGAACGGCACGAAGCTGCCTCCGACTCCGACAGCATCTTCTCCCTCGATTCTTTAGCCTCGGCTCTTGTGCTGAAGAGTGCGCAAGCGGCGCAGAGCGAAGCGGACAGCGAAGACAGTGAAATGTCCAAAGACTCCTTAGCGGCGGAGAAACGTTCTGCTGTGACCAGCTCTTGCCGAAAAGTTGTTCCCACGTACTCTTTGGTTGCTGATCACCCGTGCGGCAACAAGACGATGACGGACGCTCTAGAATGGGGCAGCTGTCCAGAACAGGTTCTCTGTGCAGGGATACACTGGAGCAAAACAGATATCCACAAATCAACATCTGAAATTCCAATAGAAGACAATTTCAAAGAGGCGCAAAAAAGCCTACCTGGTTCTGCCCCGGCGAGGTTGTCCGAAGACCCGCCGCCACTTACGGATGCTAGTTCCTCCCATGAGCTGGCAGGCGGTACAGAGAGCCACCGAGATTCTCCGTCTTTCCGAAAAGAAAGCAACCGACGTTCCAGCTCAGTCAGTGTGAGCCTCTCCGACAGCCCAAGTCCATCCGAAGTTGATAGCTTAACATCAGCCCCCCAAGGGAAGGACCAAGCAACCGAGACTCGAATATCAAAGGAAGAGAAAGACAGCGAGCCTGAAAGTTTCCTGGCGGATCCTGAACCATCGGATCAGAATGCCGCCAAAGATGTCGATGCAACGTATTTTGCCTTGCAACCTGAAGCAGCTTGTAAAAATTCCAGGAAGCGAAACCAAGAGTTGCAGGAGGCTTTTGAGGGGAGCCTGAAAATTCCAAAAAGAAGCCCTTTACCTCTGGGGGATAAACGTTCTGataacaatgaaaagaaaaactctGATATGGGAATCTCCAACTTTGGATTTGAATCCGCTGGTGTTTCTGATCCATCGCTGAAGAAGCCCGTGAAAGCCAGTGAGCCCTCTGTGGGCGACGTCAAAGTAGATCATGTCGCAGTAAAACAAGTGGTTGCCGATACGAAGGAGGCGGGCTGTCAAAGTGGTCACCCCGCAAGAATGTATTGCTGTCAGTCTGAGGCCATCTGCAGCGCCATCGACTTGAGAATCTCGGAAGTGGTCCAAGAGCATTTAAAGCGCTCATTGATTGGCAGCGGTGGCAGCGACTGGAATCCGAGACTTGTCTCTGATTTTGTTGATCAGAGAATCAATCAGCCAATGAAAGCGACGTCCAAGAGCGAACAGGTGACCGACCACggagaagctcctgaagtagAAGCTCTTGCTCCATTGACAAAACTTGACAAGAGACCAGCTGGCCGCACCAATGGAACCAACGATGCGATTCAACCGAACAACAGAATTGACGTGAACGCACCATCGCTAAAGGAAGCTCGCAAGTTCTCTTCTGATGGATGTGACGTCACTGATCCCCCACAAGGAAATGAACCTTCGGTCAAAGGGCGAGATCTGCTCGGCAGTCAGTGCTCGAAAGACTCCACCAATGGATGTCAAGGTTGTTCGTGCAAGTTTGGCAGAACTTCCATCGAACCTGAAGGACCTTGTGTGAGTCACTCTGAAGTCCCAGAGAGGTTTTCAGCATTAAGGAATGAAAAGATGAGTGGCTGCGGATCTGAAACGGCGACCGTTGGCACACAATCTCGATTATCTCTGCTAAGTAAAAAGTCCAAAAGGTTCAGGAGGACCAAAATACAAGCTACCCCTTGCTCTTCATTACAGACGTCATCATCGGATGAAGACCAAAGCTCCAACAACCGGGCATCTCCTCAACTACGACTTGAGAGTGAAGGCAAAACGGATGCTGACATTTCCAAAGTGAATCCCAAAATGGAGCTGGTCAAAGATGTTTTGGTTTGCAGAAAAAGATTCTCGTTACCTCCGCAATCAAGAACCAAAGACCTGCAGGATGCGGTCAAGTCTCAGGAATCCCTCATGCATTTTGCCTCCAGCGACATCAACCCGTTTGTTCACCAGTGGCAAGACAGCGACCGCTCGCGCTGCAAGAACCCCGCCTTCGGCAGTGCTGCCGATCTGTCCCGCAAATCTTCGCTTTTGAACGTGGCTGACAAACGCCTTCCGAGGTGCTGTAGCGTTGACAACGGCCTAAACGGGCAGAACCCGCCCTTCACTTCCCATTTGAGCACCTACGCTGCCCACAAAAGGCTCTCCAGCACGCTGAGCAGCGTCGAGCCGGCGGTCACCAACACCTCATCCGGCGGGTTGGTCTACTCGTCCGATCCAGAGTCCAGTCCAAGCTCCAACCGGAGAACCACAACTCCAGAAAAAGTAGAAGGCATTCAGAGTGAGTCGGTCTCCCCGCAAAGGAGGGAGGGTCACAAAAGAAGCCACACGGACGTTCCCAAGACCCGGGTTCAAATGAACGAGTTCCTGACATGGGCCAGTATGGAGAGCATGTCCGTCCACATCTCCAAACTGATCCACAGCACCTCCGACCTGCTGGAAGATGTCCAGGGATTGAGGACGGGTCGCAGGTTGAGCGGGTCAAGCCCTCGATCGATCCCCAACGTCAGCGTCAACTGCTCGACTCAAACCGCCTCGAACGCCGGCGTTCAGACGAGACCTTTGACACTGACAAACACAGAGAGGCACCAAAGATCCACATCCCACGAGATCAACGTGACATTGAGACTGATTGGCGCTGAGGTGATTTCACCCGACAAAGACTCGGGTGACAGAGAAGACAGTACATCGAATGTCTTCCAACCTGGGACTGTCGGATGCCAAGGCCAAATAAGATCAGCCCCCGTAAAGAAAACCTTGCCTGAGATTTCGCACCATCATCTTACCGCCGCCTCCAAAAACAGCTACAGACCAAGCAGACAACAAGAAAACCAAATCCCTTGGCTGAGAAACTCAAAGCCTGCGACGACATTCACAGATCGGGCGCTGTCTCCCATTGTCGCTGTGGATGTCCGGCAACAGTCCAAGTCTGGAGGAAGACATCAGCATGGACGCGTGGACAAGACTGAGGCTTCTTGCAGGTCATCAGGACCTGATTGTGGCTTTTGCTTCGGTAAATCACCAGAGAAGGTCTGTGAAGTGAGTGCTCCAAGCCTTAAAGACTCTGAGGATTGCTTCCAAAACTCACCAGTGGACCAAAGAAATACAAACACCCATCCTCAGCCCAAATGGAATTCTACTCCTTGGTCAGACTTGCAGAACTACGCCGCTACCTCAGGAAAGACAACCAATGTTGTCACCCAATCCAAAGGTACAGAATGCACCAAACCAGCCCAGCAAAGACCTCAAGGCATCGTCCCTTTTAGCGGCGATAGCTGCAGTCCATCTTCGACCGCGTCCCTGACGCCCAGCGAGTGCAGCACTGACATCCTGCTGAACGCTAAACCCATCACCAGAGTGGACCCTGAGACATTACCCGAGAACCTACCCCTGCACAATAAGTTCACCAACTGGTCCGGCATCCACCCTCAGCGCTCCACGTTTACAGACACCGGTGAGAGCTGTGCTTCCAACTCTGAACGAAGGTTAAGAGAGATCGAGCGTCTGCGTCAGGAAAGGGAGCACGTGATGGCTTCCGTCGGCCTCGGGGCCAGCTCCACGCCGCTGACGGTGGAGCTCGCCGAGGCCAAGCTGCACTATGGCCTCGGAGAGACGGACGCCCTGCTCCAGATGCTGTCTCCGAGATCCACGGAGGATCTCCGAGTGAATTCGTCGACGTCCACCCTTGGAAAACAGCAGCTCCACAATAG ACACCGTTTGAGCATCGAAGGTTTGCATGAAAAGACAGAGGTCCATTCTCAAACGAGTCGTCGGGCTCGTAGCCTGAGCCCTTCCAGGCATCGTCCCCCGACCGCGCCCGGCCCACAACTGAAGCCAGAGAACAGCAG AATACGAGAGCTGGCGAGCGGCGACAGCGCGCAGCCGTCGGACATCGGGCAGCTGCTGCGCGATTACGGCCGCGCTCGACAGGAAGCCATGAGCGAGATCGCCAAGGCGAGGGAGCGACTGCGCCAGAATAccgagaaagagaagagaaggATTCAAGAGCAGCTTTTATCTCCAGAGTCTAAG GATGATCCGAGGCATGGAAGCAGGATCAGCAACAGTACCTTGTGCACCGGATCCAGCCTGAGTCTGTCATCTGGACCCACGTCAGGGTACAACAGCGGCAATCCTCTGCAACATGGCCACAGACTAACTCCTGGACAT ACCACCACGTACCCGGAGGAAGGGAAGAAAGTCTCCTCACGAAGCTTCATTTCCGCTCGGG ACGCCCGTCTTGAGCCCCCGATGACATCACGTAGGTAA